Proteins co-encoded in one Schaalia radingae genomic window:
- a CDS encoding L,D-transpeptidase family protein has translation MSEHVRREPRRTRVWILIAACTAVLVALVGSGAAYAAHYDERALPRTSVAAIPVSGMTHDEVVAAINERAQNIRVTARVDGKETEIALADAGIQIDAEATATLALESSRSWTSRLQGLFTSRQIPVVTTTDEEALSAMAETLARQAGPAAVDASAHYDADRDAFVVDPAENGTTIDAQALTTALMDAATTLGDTEVDLSSTQSEPSVTTEAAQQAAQQADEMLEPDVSLTDTIDSFTPSRADVAQWISFENTDSKLTAHYSSEAVGSWVSATAQASNVEADPTINNVNAAGDVLVEAWPGKPGLKANNVADLSNALMSALDNGETYEGTITYDDVPQETKTRPIAPGAENLPYPAAEGEKWIDIDLTRLTVTPYIGTKQAHEPISIVPGSPGHETVTGLYHVYLKYEKQDMGCTPEWPYCAKDVPWVSYFTGSYAMHGAPWVSEFGWSGPGGSHGCLNMPVWGAKLIYDFDEIGTPVMSHY, from the coding sequence GTGAGCGAACACGTCAGGCGAGAACCGCGCAGGACACGTGTGTGGATCCTGATCGCGGCATGCACTGCCGTGCTGGTTGCGCTGGTCGGTTCGGGGGCTGCCTACGCTGCCCACTACGATGAGCGGGCGCTTCCCCGTACATCTGTTGCCGCTATTCCAGTTTCAGGAATGACGCATGACGAGGTCGTTGCCGCTATCAACGAACGTGCGCAGAACATTCGTGTCACCGCCCGGGTTGACGGCAAAGAAACTGAGATCGCTCTGGCTGACGCCGGTATCCAGATCGACGCCGAAGCCACAGCGACCCTGGCTCTTGAATCGAGCCGTTCCTGGACAAGCCGCCTGCAGGGACTGTTCACATCCCGACAGATCCCGGTGGTGACCACAACGGATGAAGAGGCACTCAGCGCGATGGCGGAAACGCTTGCGCGTCAAGCGGGACCTGCTGCCGTCGATGCGTCCGCCCACTACGACGCCGACCGTGATGCATTCGTGGTTGATCCTGCCGAAAATGGCACAACGATTGACGCGCAAGCACTGACGACAGCTCTGATGGACGCTGCGACAACGCTGGGCGACACGGAAGTTGACCTGTCCTCGACGCAGTCGGAGCCGTCCGTAACCACAGAAGCCGCACAGCAGGCTGCCCAGCAGGCAGATGAAATGCTGGAGCCAGACGTTTCACTGACCGACACGATCGATTCCTTCACACCCTCGCGCGCCGACGTTGCCCAGTGGATTTCCTTCGAGAACACGGACAGCAAGCTCACCGCCCACTACTCCTCTGAAGCTGTTGGCTCGTGGGTATCAGCAACTGCCCAAGCCTCAAATGTGGAAGCCGACCCTACGATCAACAACGTCAATGCTGCAGGCGACGTGCTGGTAGAAGCATGGCCAGGTAAACCCGGCCTGAAAGCCAATAATGTCGCTGACCTGTCGAACGCGCTGATGAGTGCCCTCGACAATGGCGAAACGTATGAAGGCACGATCACCTATGACGACGTGCCGCAGGAAACGAAGACGCGCCCGATCGCCCCGGGTGCGGAGAATCTGCCGTATCCGGCTGCTGAGGGCGAAAAGTGGATCGATATTGATCTGACCAGGCTGACGGTCACCCCGTACATTGGCACGAAACAGGCTCACGAACCCATCAGCATTGTTCCCGGCTCACCTGGCCACGAAACGGTCACCGGTCTGTATCACGTCTACCTCAAGTATGAGAAGCAGGACATGGGGTGCACACCCGAGTGGCCATACTGCGCCAAGGACGTGCCGTGGGTGTCCTACTTCACGGGCTCGTACGCCATGCATGGCGCACCGTGGGTGAGTGAATTCGGATGGTCCGGACCGGGCGGTTCGCACGGATGCCTGAACATGCCCGTGTGGGGCGCAAAACTCATCTACGATTTCGACGAAATCGGCACCCCTGTCATGAGTCACTATTAA
- a CDS encoding L-threonylcarbamoyladenylate synthase yields the protein MAHIEMHPENPQARLVTKTVDLLKEGGTIALPTDSGYAIACTLGNKEGMDVIRQIRKLDEKHNFSLLCHSFAQLGELVIVDNHQFRTIKALTPGPYTFILQGTKVVPRMTLNKKKHTVGVRLPDHVITQTIVEALGEPLLCSTLIMPGEDEPLVDGHDVDDRIGNMVDLVIVGPVGLAEPTTVIDYTDGTAVIARKGAGDTSLFE from the coding sequence ATGGCTCACATTGAAATGCATCCGGAGAATCCACAAGCCCGCTTGGTCACTAAGACCGTTGACCTCCTCAAGGAGGGTGGCACCATCGCATTACCGACCGACTCGGGATATGCGATTGCCTGCACCCTGGGGAACAAGGAAGGGATGGATGTCATCCGGCAGATCAGAAAACTCGACGAGAAGCACAACTTCTCGTTGCTGTGTCATTCCTTTGCGCAGCTGGGTGAGCTTGTCATCGTCGACAACCACCAATTCCGCACGATTAAGGCGCTGACGCCCGGACCGTACACGTTCATTCTCCAAGGCACCAAGGTCGTGCCTCGTATGACGCTGAACAAGAAGAAGCACACAGTGGGCGTCCGGCTGCCAGATCATGTGATTACTCAAACGATTGTCGAAGCTCTGGGGGAGCCGCTTCTGTGCTCGACTTTGATCATGCCTGGCGAAGACGAGCCGTTGGTGGACGGACACGATGTTGACGACCGCATCGGCAACATGGTGGATCTTGTCATTGTTGGCCCGGTCGGTCTGGCCGAACCGACAACCGTCATCGATTACACCGACGGTACGGCAGTGATCGCCCGTAAGGGCGCTGGCGACACGTCACTATTTGAATAG
- a CDS encoding DUF4091 domain-containing protein → MAAPTSRVDIRLVDDLTKVLPSEEPDSLTHPLVTRTGQSINFQVAWHEHQDVYWSRSELTLTIRTDGEPVQVCHVDLVAAGLPAPADADDGYLATQPSLLPDLLTPLDASVDGALTTVVLQAHHMGWNAVWVSVPAFSGTITVTVTHADSNLFEQTVSVTGVDLTHHDSDFINTQWLHPDCLATYFHVPMWSEQHWHALANHVRAATQMGVNSLLTPIWSPPLDTAVGTYRPATQLLDISYDGTYHFATERLDRWVDMALDAGIRYLELPHLFTQWGAHACPQFIVKTTEGEQRRFGWDTEATSPKYLAFVEQLIPFLIGYFRGRNLGDAIWWHISDEPDETNRSSYQAARKQVIDLLEGQMVGDALSDPDYIDLVDHPIVATTAVTRFREAGYEPSWVYYCVGQANAVANRFIAQRPIRHRMLGLQLFCANSRGFLHWAFDFYYSQLSVRPINPFADSSAGGAFFSGDPFVVYPADDLGVYYSLRYEMLRAAFEDLVLFHDAATRIGREEVLRIMDPDRTVDFSSGWISEGDYLARRARLFERLAS, encoded by the coding sequence ATGGCTGCCCCCACTTCACGCGTCGATATCCGATTGGTTGACGACCTGACAAAGGTGCTTCCCAGCGAGGAGCCCGACTCGCTCACGCATCCATTGGTCACGCGCACCGGTCAGTCGATCAATTTCCAGGTGGCCTGGCACGAGCACCAGGACGTGTACTGGTCGCGCTCTGAATTGACGTTGACCATTCGCACGGACGGTGAGCCCGTCCAGGTCTGTCACGTTGACCTGGTTGCGGCCGGCCTGCCAGCACCGGCAGATGCAGATGACGGGTATCTGGCAACCCAACCATCCCTGCTGCCCGATCTGCTGACCCCTCTGGACGCGAGCGTCGACGGTGCTCTGACGACTGTTGTGCTGCAGGCGCACCATATGGGATGGAATGCCGTATGGGTGAGTGTGCCGGCATTTTCGGGCACAATCACCGTAACTGTCACCCACGCCGATTCAAATCTGTTCGAACAAACCGTATCTGTCACAGGCGTTGATCTGACACACCACGACAGCGATTTCATCAACACCCAGTGGCTGCATCCGGATTGCCTCGCCACGTACTTTCACGTTCCCATGTGGTCCGAGCAGCATTGGCACGCCCTCGCCAATCATGTGCGGGCCGCTACACAGATGGGCGTGAACAGCTTGCTGACCCCGATCTGGTCTCCCCCACTCGACACGGCGGTCGGCACCTACAGGCCTGCGACACAGTTACTGGATATCAGCTATGACGGGACGTACCACTTCGCCACGGAGCGTCTCGATCGGTGGGTTGATATGGCATTGGATGCGGGTATCCGCTACCTCGAACTGCCACACCTGTTCACGCAGTGGGGTGCGCACGCGTGTCCGCAGTTCATCGTGAAAACAACTGAGGGGGAACAACGGCGTTTCGGATGGGACACGGAGGCAACCTCGCCCAAGTACCTCGCGTTTGTCGAACAGCTCATCCCATTCCTCATCGGTTATTTCCGTGGACGCAACCTCGGTGATGCGATCTGGTGGCATATTTCAGACGAGCCTGATGAGACCAACCGTTCCAGCTATCAGGCGGCGCGCAAGCAGGTGATCGATCTGCTGGAAGGGCAGATGGTGGGCGATGCACTGTCCGATCCGGATTACATCGACCTGGTTGACCATCCGATCGTGGCCACCACTGCGGTGACGCGTTTCCGTGAGGCTGGCTACGAGCCATCCTGGGTGTACTACTGCGTGGGTCAGGCGAACGCTGTGGCCAACCGTTTCATTGCGCAGCGCCCGATTCGTCACCGCATGCTCGGTCTGCAGCTGTTCTGCGCGAACAGTCGCGGTTTTCTGCACTGGGCGTTTGACTTCTACTACTCGCAGCTGTCGGTGCGTCCCATTAATCCGTTCGCCGATTCCAGCGCCGGCGGAGCGTTCTTCTCAGGCGACCCATTCGTCGTGTATCCGGCGGACGACCTCGGCGTGTATTACTCGCTACGTTACGAAATGCTCCGAGCTGCCTTCGAAGACCTCGTCCTGTTCCACGACGCCGCCACGCGTATTGGTCGCGAGGAGGTGCTGCGCATCATGGATCCGGATCGCACTGTTGATTTTTCGTCCGGATGGATCAGCGAGGGCGACTATCTTGCGCGGCGTGCCAGACTGTTTGAACGCCTGGCGTCGTAA
- the aspS gene encoding aspartate--tRNA ligase has translation MLRTHTISQMGTDLVGQTVTLTGWVDRRRDHGGVVFIDLRDASGIVQVVVRDESVAHELRSEYCLRVTGEVSARPEGNDNPELSTGQVEILGDDIEILNTSPALPFQVSAHAEESGSVGEETRLRYRFLDLRRAQLQHVMRLRSCVSRAAREALYEHDFVEVETPTLTRSTPEGARDFIVPARLSPGCWYALPQSPQLFKQLLMVGGMERYFQIARCYRDEDFRADRQPEFTQLDIEMSFVSQDDVIAVSEDVLRAVWAEIGYDLKTPIPRMPFNEAMAKYGSDKPDLRFGCELIDLTDYFKDTPFRVFQNPYVGAIVMPGGASQPRRTFDKWQEWAKARGAKGLAYVTIAEDGTLGGPVAKNISDQEREGLVEATGANPGDCIFFGAGKPTATRELLGAVRLEVGRRCNLIDEDAWSFVWIVDAPLFKPTGEAEAEGDVALGHSSWTAVHHAFTMPQDEWRDNFEDDPEHALSYAYDIVCNGNEIGGGSIRIHRDDIQQRVFNVMGISEEEAESKFGFLMSALKFGAPPHGGVAFGWDRIVSLLTHADSIRDVIAFPKSGGGYDPLTDAPAPITPRQRKEAGVDAKPRKRGETDQDQKADKADKAEKAEKAGQADKS, from the coding sequence GTGTTACGCACACACACGATCTCTCAGATGGGGACCGACCTGGTCGGTCAGACAGTGACATTAACCGGGTGGGTTGACCGCCGCCGTGATCATGGCGGAGTGGTGTTCATTGACCTGAGAGATGCCAGCGGAATCGTGCAGGTTGTTGTCCGCGATGAATCCGTCGCCCATGAGCTGCGTTCAGAATACTGCCTGCGGGTAACCGGCGAAGTCAGCGCCCGTCCCGAAGGCAACGATAATCCGGAACTGTCCACGGGGCAGGTTGAGATTCTGGGCGATGACATTGAGATTCTGAACACCTCGCCGGCTTTGCCTTTCCAGGTGTCGGCCCATGCCGAAGAATCCGGCAGCGTGGGCGAAGAGACACGTCTGCGTTACCGTTTTCTCGATCTGCGTCGCGCCCAGTTGCAGCATGTGATGCGTTTGCGCTCCTGCGTGTCGAGGGCGGCTCGCGAAGCCCTGTACGAACACGACTTCGTGGAAGTTGAAACACCGACATTGACGCGTTCCACCCCTGAAGGTGCCCGCGACTTCATCGTGCCGGCGCGCCTGTCTCCAGGCTGCTGGTACGCCTTGCCTCAGTCACCGCAGTTGTTCAAGCAGCTCCTCATGGTCGGTGGAATGGAACGCTACTTCCAGATTGCGCGCTGCTACCGAGATGAGGACTTCCGAGCTGACCGTCAGCCCGAATTCACTCAGCTTGATATTGAGATGAGCTTCGTCAGCCAGGACGACGTCATTGCCGTGTCCGAGGACGTGCTGCGAGCAGTGTGGGCTGAAATCGGTTACGACTTGAAGACTCCGATCCCACGCATGCCGTTCAACGAAGCAATGGCCAAATACGGCTCCGATAAGCCGGATCTGCGTTTTGGATGCGAACTGATCGACCTGACCGACTACTTCAAGGACACCCCGTTCCGCGTCTTCCAGAACCCGTATGTGGGTGCAATCGTGATGCCAGGCGGTGCTTCACAGCCTCGCCGCACCTTCGACAAGTGGCAGGAATGGGCCAAAGCTCGTGGAGCCAAGGGACTGGCCTACGTGACCATTGCCGAGGACGGAACACTGGGCGGTCCCGTAGCAAAGAACATTTCCGATCAGGAACGCGAAGGCCTGGTCGAGGCCACAGGAGCCAACCCCGGTGACTGCATCTTTTTCGGCGCCGGAAAGCCCACAGCAACCCGCGAACTGCTTGGCGCTGTGCGCCTGGAAGTGGGACGCCGCTGCAACCTGATTGACGAGGACGCATGGTCATTCGTGTGGATCGTCGACGCACCCCTGTTCAAACCGACCGGCGAAGCTGAAGCAGAAGGTGACGTGGCGCTGGGGCACTCCTCATGGACCGCTGTCCACCACGCGTTCACCATGCCGCAGGACGAATGGCGTGACAACTTCGAGGACGATCCGGAGCACGCGTTGTCCTACGCCTACGACATCGTGTGCAACGGCAACGAAATCGGTGGCGGCTCGATCCGTATTCACCGTGACGACATTCAGCAGCGCGTCTTCAACGTGATGGGAATTTCCGAGGAAGAAGCCGAATCGAAGTTCGGATTCCTCATGAGCGCACTGAAGTTCGGCGCACCGCCACACGGCGGCGTGGCATTTGGATGGGACCGCATCGTCTCGCTGCTCACGCATGCCGACTCGATCCGTGACGTCATCGCCTTCCCGAAGTCCGGTGGCGGATACGACCCGCTGACCGACGCGCCCGCGCCGATCACGCCGCGTCAGCGTAAGGAAGCAGGGGTCGATGCGAAACCGCGCAAGCGCGGTGAAACAGACCAGGATCAGAAGGCCGACAAAGCCGACAAGGCGGAGAAGGCCGAAAAGGCTGGCCAGGCTGACAAGTCGTGA
- a CDS encoding MFS transporter — METNRETPAQITEGDAVTRWSRDEKVLLAGSIVLITLAAFEALAAMTIMPNVVADLGSDTWFAVASGAAIAMQLASTVIAGPLCDARGPRKVLLWGAALFVVGLALCTFAGHIALFVIGRMIQGLGGGLVMVPIYVFVGSIASPRHRPTFFAAFSMAWVFPSLVGPAIAGWVTATWGWRWVFGVVPFIAAVGLAAMVPVLRRFPSRQGAVEGSMRHLAALAAGAGGSVVLVQFAGTLSGWALVAATVLGLAGCAMTLKRLVPDGTFTLRPGIASIIATRALVMGGLSGAEVFLPLVLQRVHLWSASHASLAVTIGSITWAIGSAIPTRVNSQATRERLPLVGASLMVVGVLPVCFLLLKGLPPAVALVGWSITGLGIGMVHSTLSDLTLGSIDPSEHGRASSWLQIADNAGGAVELAIVSVVLAVWMPAFEGGIQYVPAPVIALGVCLLAVFASSRIRSKQAR, encoded by the coding sequence ATGGAGACCAACCGCGAAACGCCTGCTCAGATCACCGAGGGTGACGCCGTCACGCGGTGGAGTCGCGATGAGAAAGTTCTGCTGGCTGGTTCCATCGTCTTGATCACCCTGGCAGCATTTGAAGCGCTGGCAGCTATGACGATCATGCCGAATGTTGTGGCCGATCTGGGATCCGATACGTGGTTCGCCGTCGCGTCCGGAGCGGCGATCGCCATGCAGCTTGCCTCCACCGTCATCGCCGGACCTCTGTGTGATGCGCGCGGCCCGCGCAAGGTGCTGCTGTGGGGTGCCGCACTGTTTGTGGTGGGGCTGGCGCTGTGCACATTCGCCGGGCATATCGCACTCTTCGTCATCGGACGCATGATTCAGGGTCTGGGCGGTGGCCTCGTCATGGTGCCGATCTATGTTTTCGTCGGCTCCATCGCGTCACCGCGACATCGGCCCACGTTTTTCGCCGCCTTTTCGATGGCGTGGGTGTTTCCCTCTCTGGTCGGTCCTGCGATTGCCGGATGGGTCACGGCCACGTGGGGCTGGCGATGGGTCTTCGGCGTAGTGCCGTTCATCGCTGCCGTCGGCCTGGCGGCAATGGTCCCCGTGCTGCGGCGTTTCCCTTCTCGTCAGGGTGCGGTCGAAGGTTCGATGCGTCATCTGGCCGCGTTGGCGGCCGGAGCGGGTGGCTCCGTTGTGCTGGTGCAATTTGCAGGAACGCTGAGTGGATGGGCGCTCGTTGCGGCGACTGTTCTCGGCCTGGCCGGCTGTGCCATGACATTGAAGCGCCTGGTTCCCGACGGCACGTTTACTCTTCGCCCCGGTATCGCCTCAATCATTGCCACTCGCGCACTGGTCATGGGCGGTCTGTCTGGCGCGGAGGTTTTCCTGCCGCTTGTTCTCCAGCGTGTGCACTTATGGAGTGCAAGTCATGCATCGCTCGCCGTGACGATTGGCTCAATCACGTGGGCGATAGGCTCAGCGATTCCCACGCGCGTCAACTCTCAGGCAACGCGTGAAAGACTGCCGCTGGTGGGCGCGAGCCTCATGGTGGTCGGCGTTCTTCCCGTGTGTTTCCTGCTGTTGAAAGGGCTCCCGCCGGCTGTCGCCCTTGTGGGGTGGAGTATTACAGGTCTGGGGATCGGAATGGTGCACTCAACATTGTCTGATCTCACGCTCGGGTCAATTGATCCGTCTGAACACGGACGGGCCTCCTCGTGGCTCCAGATTGCTGACAATGCGGGCGGCGCCGTGGAACTGGCAATCGTTTCGGTCGTGTTGGCCGTCTGGATGCCGGCGTTTGAGGGCGGTATTCAGTATGTTCCAGCCCCCGTAATCGCGCTGGGCGTGTGCCTGCTGGCGGTGTTCGCCTCCTCCAGAATCCGCTCAAAACAGGCGCGGTGA
- a CDS encoding DEAD/DEAH box helicase: MSTSDALGLDDVLFHEDDVAQDSDADSEALADGTDDNDHADDVDQDDIDLEDDEDYDGNDDEDDDADDQVNFADLGLPAPLLDTVTAMGFETPTPIQAEAIPALLEARDVVGIAQTGTGKTAAFGLPMLTLIDPKEKDVQAVVLAPTRELALQSADAMEEFAASYRGINIVAVYGGSAYGPQLRALKDGAQIVVGTPGRMIDLIEKGALDLSSVRMLVLDEADEMLRMGFAEDVETIAATVPTQRVTALFSATMPAAIEKVAQTHLHDPLKIAVSEESSTVDTIHQTYAVVPFKHKNNALARVLSTRSADAVIVFVRTRLDAEEISLDLTARGFRAAGISGDVAQQERERMVERLRSGSLDVLVATDVAARGLDVERIGLVVNFDVPREPEAYVHRIGRTGRAGREGESLSFFTPREHYRLRRIEKLTGTAMEEVHIPTPQAVSEFRSRHFLDMLPTRIERGQLDMFEQLIREFADEHACDPLIIASAMLARTVHDNGTHDHKDRRSDGKIRREEVLDENGEFLSASFENGRDSKPLKGGKNGARRRAGGKPQRTPMGTRYRIEVGKKDGVKPGSIVGAITGEAHLKGSDVGRIDIYPTFSLVDIGPSLSDDQMEKLGKAQVAGRTLRIRVDGGPRSRATDAGHVRRPRSGSGDHHSGHRFGARGQRRPR, from the coding sequence ATGTCCACATCCGATGCCCTCGGCCTCGATGACGTTCTGTTTCACGAGGACGACGTTGCACAGGATTCGGATGCTGACAGCGAGGCCCTCGCCGATGGAACTGACGACAATGACCATGCCGACGATGTCGATCAGGACGACATCGACCTCGAAGATGACGAGGATTACGATGGAAATGACGACGAGGATGACGACGCCGACGATCAGGTGAACTTCGCTGACCTCGGTCTGCCCGCTCCCCTGCTGGACACGGTCACAGCGATGGGATTCGAGACGCCCACGCCCATTCAGGCTGAGGCGATTCCCGCACTGCTTGAGGCGCGTGACGTGGTCGGCATCGCGCAGACCGGCACCGGTAAGACGGCGGCATTCGGACTGCCGATGCTGACGCTGATTGATCCGAAAGAAAAGGATGTCCAGGCGGTCGTTCTGGCTCCGACGCGCGAACTGGCGCTGCAGTCAGCCGATGCGATGGAAGAGTTTGCGGCGAGCTACCGCGGCATCAACATTGTCGCCGTCTATGGTGGCTCTGCATACGGCCCGCAGCTTCGCGCGCTGAAGGATGGCGCGCAGATCGTCGTGGGCACACCTGGCCGCATGATCGACCTGATCGAGAAGGGCGCGCTGGATCTGTCCTCGGTGCGTATGCTCGTCCTTGATGAAGCCGATGAAATGCTGCGCATGGGATTCGCCGAGGATGTGGAGACCATCGCCGCCACAGTTCCCACCCAACGCGTCACGGCACTCTTTTCGGCCACAATGCCGGCAGCGATTGAAAAAGTGGCGCAAACCCACTTGCATGATCCGTTGAAGATAGCGGTGTCGGAAGAGTCATCGACCGTTGACACCATCCACCAGACCTACGCGGTTGTGCCGTTTAAACACAAGAACAATGCGCTGGCCCGCGTCTTGTCGACCCGCTCGGCCGACGCCGTCATCGTCTTTGTGCGCACGCGACTGGATGCTGAAGAGATTTCACTGGATCTGACGGCTCGAGGTTTCCGCGCGGCCGGAATTTCCGGCGATGTGGCACAGCAGGAACGTGAGCGCATGGTGGAGCGTCTGCGGTCCGGTTCTTTGGACGTTCTGGTTGCCACCGATGTGGCGGCCCGAGGTCTGGACGTGGAGCGGATCGGCCTGGTCGTCAATTTTGATGTGCCACGCGAACCTGAAGCCTACGTCCACCGTATCGGTCGCACCGGGCGCGCCGGCCGCGAAGGCGAATCACTGTCGTTCTTCACTCCTCGCGAGCACTACCGTCTGCGTCGTATCGAAAAACTGACGGGCACTGCGATGGAGGAAGTCCACATCCCCACGCCACAGGCTGTCAGCGAGTTCCGTTCGCGCCATTTCCTCGACATGTTGCCCACGCGTATTGAACGCGGGCAACTCGACATGTTCGAGCAGCTCATCCGCGAGTTCGCAGATGAGCACGCGTGCGATCCACTGATCATCGCCTCAGCAATGCTGGCGCGCACTGTCCATGACAATGGCACGCACGATCACAAGGACCGCCGCTCCGACGGCAAGATTCGCCGCGAGGAAGTCCTCGATGAGAACGGTGAGTTCCTGTCTGCATCTTTCGAAAACGGGCGTGATTCGAAGCCGCTCAAGGGTGGGAAGAACGGTGCCCGCCGGCGCGCCGGCGGCAAGCCGCAGCGTACCCCGATGGGGACGCGCTACCGCATCGAAGTCGGCAAGAAGGATGGCGTCAAACCTGGATCCATTGTTGGAGCAATCACGGGCGAAGCTCATCTGAAAGGCTCTGATGTGGGCCGTATCGATATTTACCCGACATTCTCACTGGTGGACATCGGCCCGAGCCTGTCCGACGATCAGATGGAAAAACTCGGTAAAGCCCAGGTTGCCGGGCGTACGCTGCGTATCCGTGTTGATGGCGGGCCGCGTTCGCGTGCCACCGATGCAGGACATGTGCGTCGTCCCCGCAGCGGATCGGGTGATCATCACTCGGGACACCGTTTCGGTGCACGCGGCCAGCGCAGGCCTCGCTAA
- a CDS encoding queuosine precursor transporter: MSTSSQPRVQRHRSVYDIVAICFVAFLLISNIVATKVIGIHIGPLMLVFDGGAILFPLTYILGDLLSEIYGFARAKRVILTGFAVSILASLTFLVVGAAPVGPGYENQDAFVAVLGFVPRIVAASVCGYLVGQLLNSWVLVRMRQRWGERNLWVRLIGSTMVGELADTLIFCTIAFAGIIPGWDFVNYVVVGYLYKVGVEVIFLPLTYAVIGAVRRWEQPERNAAHENEVTHD; encoded by the coding sequence ATGAGTACTTCTTCACAACCACGCGTCCAGCGTCATCGATCCGTCTACGACATCGTCGCAATATGTTTTGTCGCGTTCTTGCTGATCTCCAATATCGTGGCAACCAAAGTGATCGGGATCCATATTGGCCCGCTCATGCTGGTTTTCGATGGCGGCGCGATCTTGTTCCCACTGACCTACATCCTGGGCGATTTACTCTCTGAGATTTATGGCTTTGCGCGGGCAAAGCGCGTCATTCTCACCGGTTTTGCAGTTTCCATCTTGGCCTCCCTGACCTTCCTGGTTGTCGGGGCTGCCCCTGTAGGCCCGGGGTATGAGAATCAGGATGCTTTCGTCGCCGTGCTCGGTTTCGTGCCACGCATCGTGGCTGCATCGGTGTGTGGCTATCTGGTCGGACAGTTGCTGAACTCCTGGGTCCTGGTGCGCATGCGCCAGCGGTGGGGTGAGCGTAACCTGTGGGTTCGACTCATCGGTTCGACAATGGTGGGCGAGCTGGCTGACACGCTGATTTTCTGCACCATCGCCTTCGCCGGAATCATTCCCGGATGGGACTTCGTCAACTACGTGGTGGTCGGATACCTGTACAAGGTGGGAGTCGAGGTCATTTTCCTGCCCCTGACCTACGCAGTGATCGGTGCGGTGCGCCGCTGGGAACAACCAGAGCGCAACGCCGCGCATGAAAATGAGGTAACGCATGACTGA